TAATTCAGTTAAAAGAGGAGTGCACCTTTGCGAGTATGACTGTACTTTCACGGATTGCAGCCTTGTGAATTAGCAGATGTTGCACCCAGCCACTGCAAAACTGTTCATGAGCTTCTGGggatttctgttttttacaCTTATGCAAAGTGTATGCAGAAATGACAACTCCAACCTTGGACTGCCATTATGGGTGTATTTTGTTTAAGTTTGTCCAAATGACATCGCTTGACCACTGTAGCAAGGGCAGGTTATAGAGCCGGTCTCTGACAAGATGGTGCCCGTGCTTCTAATTTAATACAGCCTCACATCAACTCCACATTCCTTATAATGTAATTATGAGCATGTTAACAAGCTTAATTAAGATGGTGATCATAGTAAACATTTCGCCTACTTGGGGTCAAAGTGTTAGCAATGTCATTGTGATGTTCGCATTTAGCTTAAAGTGCTGCTGTGGTCAAtgatgactgtatataaagacagATTACATGTCtttcccactgtacaaaaatgaagccaaaataccCCAAATacggccgctgccatcttgcaatggtgacatcatttggagccagagtctgcaaaGCTATCTTCATAGTATCGAGTTCCCGCTGTTCGACCATCCGCGATTAGCCCCTTTTTATACCATCAAATAACTAGTTataaccaaacttatcagaagcATGAACACTTGGACATACATCAACATGGTATAAACAGCCTAAACGACAGAGGCCATCTTCaggaaaaaattatttgacatgtgGCCTATGTCCCATCAGCTCATAGAGGAGacaatcaaaatgttttggctttactttTGGGAAGCTGTCAcctcatccatctttatatacagtgtaTGGTGCCTAAGTACAGGCTCACTGAGGTTGTCGACTCTTTGTACTCTTCAATCTGTCACTTGTGAGTCCTCAGATTTCATTGAAGTGCAGTATCAAATAACTGGAATACCCTTTAACTTCTTTATATGTCAGAAAAGTCTAATATCTAAACACCCACAGAATGCAGTAGTcagttttcactttgcatctgTGGGAGTAAAATGTCAAGATTcagtaaatgaaatgcaaaaacagcTTTCTAGAGCTCTTTATTAGAacattcaaaatgaaaaaaaaaaactttacacaATCCATCACTgacaaaaagcaacaaaacaataaaaaacgtGAGATGCATAGATACAGAAGCAAAGCTGAGCATTGAGAAGGTATTACACATTCGAGTGGTTTGAGGAGGTGGAAACTGGAAAGCAACAGGTCTAAATTAgctaaagaaatgaaaacattgcTGGAAGACCCTCGGCTCTCTGAGCTTGCTCCTACAGCTGCAAGCTATGTGTGGATGTACGTGCATGTACTTGCTCATTGGGTCCATAGACTTCTCTTATGTCCCATATCAGGTCCAGGAAGGACTTCCTGCGCGCTGCATGAGGCGGTCAACGGCTAAGCTACAGGAACGCACGGGACTGTGTATTCATGTCCatctgcatgcatgtgtgtgttgtcatgtttaTTTCTTGCGGTAGTCATCTGCATAGGCTCTGTGATCATCCTGGTCAGGGTACTGGTCTCCGTAGCGCCTCAGTATGTCCTGGAGGCTGGGCATACCCTGCGAGAGTGGCTGATAGGACATGTGAGGCTCCTCCTGGCCGCTCTGGTAGGGCTCTGCCTCATACTGCTCCTGTTCCTGCTCTGCATGGTGCTCACTCTCTGCTGCCCCCTGGTTGTGGTCCTCCTCTGCATGATGCTCAGGCTGAGCCTCGGGCTGAGGCTCGTAGCGGCGAAGGCGGCAGTCTCGGTCGTACTCAGGGTCACAGTGTGGGTTGGAAGGCTCCAAGACTCCATTTCGGGTGCCATCAGCATTCAGGTGGGGCTCGTAGGCCTCTGCAGAGTAGGGGATGCGACGGTGAACTCCAGAGCGAGGCTCAGTGGGTTTCACAGGGTAGCATTCACGATCGTAGCCAATGAAGCAGTCATAGCCCTCCTTGGTTTTTCCTGGGGGGCCCAGAGGGTGGTGCTCCTCTTGAGCTGGCTCTTCATAACTGGGATTGGAAAAAGGGAACTGCTGCCTGGGGGTGGGAGGACCATGGCGATGCATAGCAGACGCTGCCTCATGGATTGCAGAGAACGGATCATTGGGGTTGAACTCTGGAGCAGCCTCCATGCGTGGAGCAGCCCCCATGCGTGGAGCATATGGGTCATTACCCTGAGCTTGGGCCATGAATTGGCGCAGCATGGCATATGGGTCATTAGCTGGCGGGGCAGATGGAGCGCTAGCCTGGCGATACATAGCATAGGGGTCATTAGCTTGAGGGGCAGATGGATCGCTAGCCTGGCGATACATAGCATAGGGGTCATTAGCTGGAGGGGCAGATGGAGCGCTAGCCTGGCGATACATAGCATAGGGGTCAGTAActctgttagcattagcataagcATCCCTGAACATGGCATAGGGGTCGTTATTCTGCGCAGCAGGAGGGGCGGCACGAATGGCAGCagcctcctctttttcctcactTTTGTACGCCTCTGGGGGAGTAGCAAATCTGGTGGCAGTAAGAGGGTTGCAGCCTTCCTCAAAAAGAGGGTTGCAGGATCCAGGGCCAGCAGCTGCAGGGGGGTTAGGGGTACGAGGCGCCTGGAGGAACACATCACATTAGAAACACCATGAACATGATAATCACGGCACAGACACAGATTAAATATAAACAATGAGAGGATGTTAaaactacaataaaataaagcataCCACAAGGGAGGCAGCATGGGCACAAAGGGGATCCCGTGGATCACAGTTGGGGTACTGCAGGTAGAGACCAGAGGGGGCTTTCTGCACCAGTTTAGGTTTGCAGCTGGGGTCCTTTTTGGGGTCACAGCCCAGGTGGGCGTAGGAAGGCAGGGGTCCAGCAGAGGGTGCATACCCATAGGCTGCTCTCAGGTGGTACTGCAGACACTCCACGTCATCAGAGGAGCAGATACGCAACAGCTCGGCCTTCTGCTCCTAAAGTAtaaaaaacagaggcagagatGGAAGCATGACGTTTTTATGTGATATATTAtgtttgagtttattttgaTAGGATATGTGTTGGATTTTGTAGAAACTTTAAGACAAGTAAGGGTGAAAACTGTGCAGTTAAGGTTGTTTCCTGCCTTTCATTATCAGTATTGCCATATTGTTTCAACTGGAGGAGAGACGCTGCAACAGTGTCCTCTTTACCACAGGGGGGACCAAAGTTAAAAATTTGCAAATCCGATACATGATGGTTCTTAGATATAAGTCTTCGGTACAGGTACAAAACTGCAACAGCGTAAGGTTAAGTAAATTGCCAAATTTTGTATATTAAATATATGAAATTACCTAAAATATCTGAAAGCATACCTTGGAAAGGAAAGGCACTGCAGATGGAGCATAGTAATAATATCCAGATTGTGGGTCCTTtgctggagcagcagagcgGACATAAAGAGGGGCTGGGGCCTTCACTGGTGCCGGGGCAGGGGCGGCAGCCGGGAGCACCAGGGGCAGGTAGGGGCTCTTGCCTTGGACCAAAGCAGCATACAGGCAGTAGGGGTCCTTGGTGGGATCACAGGTTTTCACTGGTGCAGGTTTTGGGGCCTCTGGCTTAGGTTTGGGCCTGCTGGTGGAGGAAGACACGCAGTTAGGGTCATCAGAATCAGCACAGGACTTGTAGATCTCCCCCAGGTGTCGCAAGTAGGCCTTGTAGGAGCGACGTCCCTCAGCACGGTTCTTGTTCTGGAGGTAGGCCAGGTAGATGCGGTCCATCTCCTGAATCTGTGAGGGGAGAAAGAGTTCAGAGGTGAGCTGTTCATGAGACAAcctctgcagctgaaaaatgaagccgacaaggaagtgccaaaaactgcacttcctttaatggccacttAAGGCTGGCTCCAGGAGCAAGTCAATCCCAATAGACCCCCGTGTTACaacagaaattaacatgtttacagcctggtacaaaaaacagttttggtttctATAGCTAACTTCAACATTCATGATAACTGTATGGAGGAGTGATTTTATTCCCTTGTAATGTTGTTAAGGATTACAGTTATGCGTAATTAATGGTGGTgctgagtgacaggtgggtgccatctGTTACCACCTGTCGCTACCACTGGTTAGGTCATCCAACCATGGCCAATCCCAGATTTACAGAGCATAGCCGTAGCTGTTGCTGtttaagtgtgttttcagtttgtgaAAGTTAACTGTAGTGTATTGGTtgcctaaaaaagtcttgttcagcatttggttgtGATAAAAGACCCTCTGATGTGTCAAATATTCAGTTATTCCAgtatatatactttttttttttttatgtttttaggcCTTCttttgctagcaaaaattagcattagcattatcatgGTTAATCATTCCCTTTAAATGCAGCATGCTAACCAGGCTAGCAgcacctaattttgaactgTTTACAACACTTCCACCTAAAATAAACTGGTTTGGAACCTAGAAAATTGTTTTCCtgcaggaacaaaaaaaaaaaacagttttttcttGACCTGATGTGCAAGCTGTGACAACATCAGTGGGCGTGTCATGTTCTACAGGTTGAAAAGAGTCCTGCATGTAATAGTTTTCTACATCTTCTTATCATTAAcagttggtccatgctttttTCGGGATAAAAACAATTATCTGTCataacagaacaaaagctcACAGGTGATCAGTGCAATCTGCCATCTTGCTATTACTGTTTACTTCCATTGTGGGTCATGCAATATGCTTCACTGATGccacatccttgattacaatggttctGCTCAAAACTGGTGGAACCGCAGGCTGATTTGCTAGTTAGCACCAGGCTCCAAGAGTCCTAAATAGAAGTgtttcaagaaccagagctagtTTGGTGGGCAGGGGTATGAGAGCAGTGAGGCTGAACCAAAACAGCAGAGTTGTGGGccgtaaaaaacaaaacaaggagcTTAAAGATGCTAAAACAGAAGAATGATAAATCTCTGTAACTTTAATCAGTAAAAGTGACGTCCTTCACATTACATTTAATTATCTTACTTACtgttaatatataaatattgatAGCAGCATTAAACattgtgaaatgtttttattggaaTCCATTGTAGCATCGCTGAAACGGGAAATCATTTTGATTCATACTAAGATAAGGTTTACTGTCACTTAAAACTTTTTTGTGGATGTGTGCACTCACTGCCTCCTGGTTGCCGTTGTCGGTGAAGTACTTGTACCAGTTCCAGAAGTCAGAGTGCTGCTTGTACCAGCTGATGTTCCTGCGGTTGCGGATCAGCCTCCTGTGTGACTCTGCAGCAGCCGCTGTCTTGCGGATACTTTCTCCCACTGAGGGCAGAAAGACACAGCTGATCCCTGAGGCTTTTGTACTCACTTGGACATCAAGTTCAAGGACGTTCTAGTGACTTTTAAAGTTTATAACATGATATTCAAGGCTTAAGACTTGTTATATTTTGGGGGTCACTTAGCCCTCGTTTGTTTATACTTGCCAATACATCACATTAGATATCTCAGGGTTAAGTGTTGCTGCTACATTAAAGCAAGGTGAGGTGATAAATTTGGGTGTCACTCTGTAATCAGAAAGTACTTAAACAGATGCATTTTTCAACTTTATGGCTTTACAGCCTCTGCAAATTGCTACTGTGTACTTTTTAGGAACAAACAGCAATGTGCAAATATGTACCATGGTAAAGAAAATCACATATTTACCATCTCCTTTTGGCTTTTGCACAATTGGTCCCGCAGACAAGAAtgctacaaacacacagaaaagcaaaaacagaTGGAAAATTTGAGAAGCTGCTGGAGTCAAGATTAAGTCCTGGAAATTGCTTATTATATGTTTAAAGGTCTATGTTGACCTTTAATGTGTCTGCAATATATAAGTGATGATACAGTATATGATATTAAACCTCAAACACTTACAGGCAGACATTATTCATTAAATAGGGCAGGGGTAATTGGCTGTGCCCAAGGCAACTGCGGCCCTTTGTAGATTTTATAGGTGAGTCTGTAACATCAAACCTCACGCTGTGTTTTCAAAgagctgtgtgtgcacatatatgtgtgcgtatgtgcaTTGTTGACCCCACGCAGCTGAGGGAACAGCAGATTCAGCTCTGCTCCGGGTCGCTTTCATCTCCACGGGGAAAAGGTGTTAATGCATcacagaaggagaggaagaggagagggaggaagaacaACAGAGGGGAACAGATGACAGGTTTAAAAGAGAGATCCAGTGGGGATAATTCAGGGTTATGCGACGCGTGTCGGCAGAGGAAAAACATCAATCTCCTGATTTTATAAAAAAGAGTTTTGATAAGCTTTGATGGGAGTAATCAGGAAGATGGGATGCGCACTGTAGCGTGGAAGGTGACACATGGAGGGGAACATGTAAAGGTATGAATTTGCAGAGAGAAACTGACTAAGGaaaagaaggtgaaggtgaCCCGAGGTGATGAAGcgatgtggaggaggaggaggaggaggaggaagaggagggtgggCTAAATGATGCTGTCTCAGTGTATCCGCTGTATTGTTTTTTATGAGCCTGTAAAAAACTGGCTGGCACATCTGGAAACAGCAGAGCTTTAAGAGGACGGAGGAGGTGATGCTGACAGGTACTAATTTTTTACAGGACCAGGACTGATGAAAGAAACTCCTCCTCCTACTACTCCCTTT
This is a stretch of genomic DNA from Epinephelus fuscoguttatus linkage group LG21, E.fuscoguttatus.final_Chr_v1. It encodes these proteins:
- the and1 gene encoding actinodin1 is translated as MSGRRRTSFLGVSVTALLAVIILPAFLSAGPIVQKPKGDVGESIRKTAAAAESHRRLIRNRRNISWYKQHSDFWNWYKYFTDNGNQEAIQEMDRIYLAYLQNKNRAEGRRSYKAYLRHLGEIYKSCADSDDPNCVSSSTSRPKPKPEAPKPAPVKTCDPTKDPYCLYAALVQGKSPYLPLVLPAAAPAPAPVKAPAPLYVRSAAPAKDPQSGYYYYAPSAVPFLSKEQKAELLRICSSDDVECLQYHLRAAYGYAPSAGPLPSYAHLGCDPKKDPSCKPKLVQKAPSGLYLQYPNCDPRDPLCAHAASLVAPRTPNPPAAAGPGSCNPLFEEGCNPLTATRFATPPEAYKSEEKEEAAAIRAAPPAAQNNDPYAMFRDAYAASAMHRHGPPTPRQQFPFSNPSYEEPAQEEHHPLGPPGKTKEGYDCFIGYDRECYPVKPTEPRSGVHRRIPYSAEAYEPHLNADGTRNGVLEPSNPHCDPEYDRDCRLRRYEPQPEAQPEHHAEEDHNQGAAESEHHAEQEQEQYEAEPYQSGQEEPHMSYQPLSQGMPSLQDILRRYGDQYPDQDDHRAYADDYRKK